The following are encoded in a window of Rubellicoccus peritrichatus genomic DNA:
- the leuA gene encoding 2-isopropylmalate synthase → MKSANIRKYQPFHKKFQIPLSNRQWPDKVIDAAPIWCSVDLRDGNQALSVPMNVDEKLEYFRMLCEIGFKEIEVGFPSASDTEFRFLRRLVEENAIPDDVTVQVLVQAREHLIRRTFESLEGVKKAIVHVYNSTSPLQRKVTFSDASREKIKEIAVKGVRLTKELVPTAKGTNIRLQYSPESFSDTEIDYALEICEAVMDVWGPTEANPIVLNLPATVEWTTPNVHADQIEWFCRNLKDRNKAIISLHTHNDRGTGVAATELGLLAGADRVEGTLFGNGERTGNLDIVTVALNMNSHGISTGLDFSDLNAIRRVYERVTRMDIHDRHPYAGELVFTAFSGSHQDAIKKGMDRVSKAESSSSEYGWQVPYLTIDPEDIGRNYEAIIRINSQSGKGGVAWVIDQEYGLDLPKTMHPEVGLVVNELADNRGAELSSEDIWEAFRQSFVNCESPLKLVEHKGVVEHITAQEHAMEHPRHGFDIIFDGQEKEVSGYGNGPINAFVQALEKEGLKDFKVTDYRSQAIGKGSAADAAAFVQIQRDSDGKLFWGCGIDPSIEIAGLRAVTSVINRAKTAS, encoded by the coding sequence ATGAAATCCGCGAACATTCGCAAATACCAACCTTTCCACAAAAAATTCCAGATTCCTTTGTCCAATCGCCAATGGCCGGACAAGGTAATTGATGCTGCCCCGATCTGGTGTAGTGTCGACTTGCGCGACGGCAATCAGGCGCTTTCTGTCCCGATGAACGTCGATGAAAAGCTGGAATACTTTCGCATGCTTTGCGAGATCGGCTTCAAAGAGATCGAAGTCGGATTTCCATCTGCCTCCGACACCGAGTTCCGTTTTTTACGTCGTCTGGTGGAAGAAAACGCTATCCCGGATGACGTGACCGTGCAGGTCCTGGTACAAGCAAGGGAGCATCTGATTCGTCGCACCTTTGAAAGCCTGGAAGGTGTAAAAAAGGCAATCGTGCATGTCTACAACTCAACCTCACCTTTGCAGCGCAAGGTTACCTTCAGTGATGCCTCTCGTGAAAAAATCAAAGAGATCGCGGTCAAAGGGGTTCGTTTGACCAAAGAGCTGGTTCCAACCGCCAAAGGGACAAACATACGGTTGCAGTATTCACCGGAAAGTTTCTCGGACACAGAAATTGACTACGCCTTGGAGATTTGTGAAGCCGTCATGGATGTATGGGGGCCGACCGAAGCTAATCCCATCGTTCTGAATTTACCGGCAACGGTTGAGTGGACCACGCCCAATGTTCATGCAGACCAAATTGAATGGTTCTGCCGCAACTTGAAAGACCGCAACAAAGCGATCATCAGTTTACATACCCACAATGACCGTGGCACTGGCGTGGCCGCAACGGAACTGGGCTTGTTAGCCGGAGCAGACCGGGTCGAAGGAACACTTTTCGGCAATGGAGAACGCACAGGTAATCTGGACATCGTGACAGTCGCCCTGAACATGAACAGCCATGGTATTTCAACAGGATTGGATTTTTCAGACTTGAATGCCATTCGAAGGGTCTATGAACGTGTCACTCGCATGGACATCCATGACCGTCACCCCTATGCTGGCGAGTTGGTTTTCACTGCCTTCAGCGGAAGCCATCAGGACGCAATCAAGAAGGGTATGGACCGGGTCAGCAAAGCAGAAAGCAGCTCGAGTGAATATGGATGGCAAGTCCCCTACTTAACGATTGATCCCGAAGATATCGGCCGCAACTACGAGGCCATTATTCGCATCAACAGTCAAAGCGGTAAAGGCGGAGTAGCATGGGTGATTGATCAGGAGTACGGTTTGGATCTGCCCAAAACAATGCACCCTGAAGTCGGTCTTGTCGTCAATGAGCTGGCTGATAATCGTGGTGCTGAGTTAAGCAGTGAAGATATCTGGGAAGCCTTCCGCCAGAGTTTCGTCAACTGCGAAAGCCCACTGAAGCTGGTCGAGCACAAGGGCGTTGTTGAGCACATCACCGCACAAGAACATGCAATGGAACATCCACGCCACGGTTTTGACATCATATTCGATGGACAGGAAAAGGAAGTCTCCGGCTACGGTAATGGCCCAATCAATGCCTTCGTTCAAGCACTTGAGAAGGAGGGGTTGAAAGATTTCAAAGTCACCGATTATCGAAGCCAGGCAATTGGCAAAGGTTCTGCAGCCGATGCCGCAGCCTTTGTCCAGATCCAACGAGACAGCGATGGAAAGCTGTTCTGGGGCTGCGGCATTGATCCATCAATCGAGATCGCAGGTCTGCGTGCTGTGACGTCCGTCATCAATCGGGCAAAGACGGCTTCATGA
- a CDS encoding carbohydrate porin has translation MFQLSNRFLAVSIISLFPVTIFAADQFHSALEPKLSRYSAKYFQSEQARADLDQEFWQSLADRQYFLGDPWNYRQALAEEGFAVTLTYVTNIAGNPVGGVSRGFTETDSTGLSVAVDFEKLAGLEGLTGFVSTAYRQGTSLSLRRIHNTISVQQVYGGQTFHLVNMYLRQKFFDDQFMLKVGRIAQFDDFSHDFSFGYYMNNAFDGQPVGFFFQGPFTAYPVTTWGAIGKWGMPLDDHQGVYAFLGVYGADSEIGNNEFKGADFSFSFNQGANIMAEIGYKRNWGKEDRHTDGLSTKVGVGGWWFTGDFKVATLAPGSSTTKSGIGGFYYLAHQGLYRENNKTEGGSRVEEDNAETYWGTSGGDVHNEQQGLFVWTSGQFAGGSTSIMDVFVSGGTYYRGLIPGRNKDVLALGYYHAFFSDQLADSQRANGIPAQDHESAIELGYRYYVTDYFYVQPNIQGIFNPGGAGLIDDALVLGAQIEVDF, from the coding sequence ATGTTCCAACTTTCTAACCGTTTTTTGGCGGTAAGTATCATCTCGCTGTTCCCAGTCACCATCTTTGCAGCCGACCAGTTTCATTCGGCACTAGAACCAAAATTATCTCGGTATTCTGCTAAGTATTTTCAGTCGGAGCAGGCCAGGGCAGATTTGGATCAAGAGTTCTGGCAGAGTCTTGCTGATCGACAGTACTTTCTGGGAGATCCATGGAACTATCGTCAAGCTTTGGCGGAAGAAGGTTTCGCCGTTACTTTAACTTACGTTACCAATATTGCTGGTAATCCAGTCGGAGGCGTCAGTCGTGGTTTTACAGAAACTGATTCAACCGGGCTCAGTGTGGCAGTCGATTTTGAAAAACTTGCCGGACTTGAGGGGCTAACGGGCTTTGTTAGTACCGCTTATCGTCAGGGGACCAGTCTGTCTCTACGTCGTATTCATAATACGATCAGTGTTCAGCAGGTTTACGGAGGGCAGACTTTTCACTTGGTGAATATGTATCTGCGTCAGAAGTTTTTCGATGATCAGTTTATGCTGAAAGTGGGACGCATCGCTCAGTTCGATGACTTTTCACACGACTTTTCCTTCGGTTACTATATGAATAATGCATTCGATGGGCAGCCGGTTGGATTCTTTTTCCAAGGACCATTCACTGCCTATCCTGTTACTACTTGGGGGGCGATTGGCAAATGGGGAATGCCTTTGGATGACCATCAGGGGGTATATGCCTTCCTTGGTGTGTATGGTGCCGATTCCGAGATTGGGAATAATGAGTTTAAAGGTGCAGACTTTAGTTTTAGTTTCAATCAGGGAGCCAATATTATGGCAGAAATCGGTTATAAGAGAAATTGGGGCAAGGAGGATAGGCATACCGACGGCCTTTCAACCAAAGTAGGAGTAGGCGGATGGTGGTTTACCGGAGATTTCAAAGTCGCAACACTAGCACCAGGCTCTTCGACTACTAAATCTGGTATTGGTGGATTTTACTATTTGGCCCACCAGGGACTGTATCGTGAGAATAATAAGACTGAGGGAGGCTCTCGTGTTGAGGAAGACAATGCGGAGACATACTGGGGAACCTCCGGCGGTGATGTTCATAACGAGCAGCAAGGATTATTCGTATGGACAAGCGGACAATTCGCTGGTGGCAGCACAAGTATCATGGATGTATTTGTCAGCGGTGGCACTTACTATCGTGGGTTGATTCCAGGACGTAATAAGGACGTTCTTGCCCTCGGTTACTACCACGCCTTTTTTAGTGATCAGCTTGCTGACAGTCAGAGAGCAAATGGGATTCCTGCGCAGGATCACGAATCTGCCATTGAGCTTGGCTATCGTTATTACGTGACGGATTATTTTTACGTTCAGCCTAACATTCAGGGGATATTTAATCCGGGTGGAGCCGGGCTGATTGATGACGCCCTGGTCCTGGGGGCCCAGATCGAAGTGGACTTTTAG
- a CDS encoding DUF481 domain-containing protein, with protein MLVLPSGERLSGTHLKTEDGVVFFETKYLGTVQGREDEVEVLAEELDEVAYEFVMPGLVWQPMTNEPVSLKAPHNPADEAEEAVPAEEEGPKGIRAWTAHIIPEGWKGKANVGFSQLRTDAEVEKLDFSAKASKKVDDDEYIVQANYNYGNQTSSTGEESKNIDRYGGSFRWLNQFAEHFSTDLRSIYSKDLLRNVDHSVTQSAGVGYQYNQIEDLKFSVTPAVSGLYVEADEFQQHWIALATIYQEIVYKINDTLRIEQEGSYNYNPKQAIEYSYDVEAGIVAAVSDWAEAAVLYQNSFDNIVGEGGDKNEDRIVFQLGVPF; from the coding sequence GTGCTTGTGCTGCCTTCTGGTGAGCGTCTGTCCGGCACGCATTTGAAGACCGAAGATGGTGTTGTTTTCTTTGAAACCAAGTACCTCGGCACCGTTCAAGGGCGTGAGGATGAGGTGGAGGTATTGGCCGAAGAACTGGATGAAGTAGCCTATGAATTCGTCATGCCGGGGCTTGTTTGGCAGCCAATGACGAATGAGCCAGTAAGCTTGAAAGCGCCCCATAATCCAGCCGATGAAGCAGAAGAAGCGGTTCCTGCTGAGGAGGAAGGTCCCAAAGGGATAAGGGCCTGGACAGCTCACATTATACCTGAAGGTTGGAAGGGAAAAGCGAATGTCGGGTTTTCCCAACTGCGGACCGATGCTGAAGTTGAGAAGCTCGATTTTTCAGCGAAAGCGAGTAAGAAGGTCGATGATGACGAATATATCGTACAAGCAAATTATAACTACGGTAATCAGACTTCCAGCACGGGCGAAGAATCGAAAAACATAGATCGTTATGGTGGTAGCTTTCGTTGGCTTAACCAATTTGCAGAACACTTTTCTACCGATCTTCGATCCATTTACTCAAAGGACCTTTTGCGTAACGTTGATCACTCCGTGACGCAAAGTGCTGGAGTTGGCTATCAGTACAATCAAATCGAAGATCTCAAATTCAGCGTTACGCCAGCTGTTTCCGGACTTTACGTGGAGGCAGATGAATTTCAGCAACATTGGATTGCCTTGGCCACCATCTATCAGGAAATCGTCTACAAGATCAACGACACCTTACGGATTGAGCAGGAAGGCAGCTATAACTACAATCCGAAGCAGGCCATTGAATACTCCTACGATGTCGAGGCGGGTATTGTCGCGGCTGTTTCAGATTGGGCCGAAGCCGCCGTCCTTTACCAGAATAGTTTCGACAATATCGTTGGAGAAGGCGGGGATAAAAACGAAGATCGTATTGTGTTTCAGCTGGGCGTGCCGTTCTGA
- a CDS encoding Gfo/Idh/MocA family oxidoreductase: MKTGPLYTRRQVLKKGVMLGTSLLSAPLIVKAETLGLNGRVGPNSRINMGFIGTGSKMMSSIWVADNKKVQPLYVCDVQPRNLKWAQDFMIEQDYPDVIPTQDFEDVVNDTSVDAVLICTPDHWHAAISLVAMRNGQDVYVEKPMTLTIAEGQAMVKAEKRYGSIVQVGSQQRSNDAFRKAAEIVRNGWIGEIKEVYADLGAFPDPVLKPAEPIPEGFNYDKWLGPAPYEVYFEDRVDPYLNGGWRRFWDYGSRKNGDWGAHHFDIIQWALGRDFTGPTLFIPKGYEGEKHMTYVYDDGVKVIKNHPEMKGHMIRFIGTEGEVLVSRGGKLKSTPKELASRPLNPSELHLYRSGNHLQNWLDCIETRKRPICDTVIGHRTGTICQLAGIAERLGRPIRWDPEAEQILDDPAAARWQDRPRRAGYELPA; the protein is encoded by the coding sequence ATGAAAACAGGCCCCCTTTACACTCGTCGACAGGTTCTAAAAAAAGGTGTTATGCTCGGCACCTCGCTTCTTTCCGCGCCCCTTATTGTCAAAGCTGAGACATTGGGCCTGAACGGAAGAGTTGGTCCGAATAGCCGCATCAATATGGGCTTTATTGGAACAGGCTCAAAAATGATGAGCAGCATATGGGTGGCTGATAATAAGAAAGTGCAGCCGCTTTATGTCTGTGATGTCCAGCCCCGCAATTTGAAGTGGGCTCAGGATTTCATGATCGAACAGGATTATCCTGATGTGATTCCGACCCAGGATTTTGAAGATGTTGTCAATGACACTTCAGTCGATGCCGTCCTTATTTGCACACCGGATCACTGGCATGCGGCGATATCGCTGGTTGCGATGCGCAATGGACAGGATGTCTATGTGGAAAAGCCCATGACTTTGACCATTGCTGAAGGTCAGGCCATGGTGAAAGCGGAAAAACGCTACGGTTCCATTGTTCAAGTCGGCTCTCAGCAGCGCTCAAATGACGCCTTTCGCAAGGCGGCCGAAATTGTGCGGAATGGGTGGATTGGTGAGATCAAAGAAGTCTATGCTGATCTTGGTGCTTTTCCCGATCCGGTATTAAAGCCGGCTGAACCGATCCCCGAAGGTTTCAATTACGATAAATGGTTGGGCCCCGCCCCATATGAGGTTTACTTTGAGGATCGAGTCGATCCCTATCTGAATGGAGGCTGGCGTCGATTTTGGGATTATGGCTCCCGTAAGAATGGCGACTGGGGAGCCCACCATTTTGATATTATTCAATGGGCTTTGGGGCGTGACTTCACAGGGCCTACCTTATTCATCCCGAAGGGCTATGAAGGTGAGAAACACATGACCTACGTCTATGATGATGGGGTTAAAGTCATTAAAAACCACCCTGAGATGAAGGGGCATATGATTCGTTTTATTGGCACGGAGGGTGAAGTGTTGGTCAGTCGTGGTGGCAAGCTGAAGTCAACGCCTAAGGAGTTGGCAAGCCGCCCGCTGAACCCCTCTGAGCTCCATCTCTATCGTTCCGGTAACCATTTGCAGAATTGGCTGGATTGCATCGAAACCCGTAAAAGACCAATATGTGATACCGTTATCGGGCATCGTACCGGTACCATTTGTCAACTGGCAGGTATTGCTGAGCGTCTGGGGCGTCCGATCCGTTGGGATCCGGAAGCTGAGCAAATCCTTGATGATCCCGCAGCAGCACGCTGGCAAGACCGTCCACGCCGAGCGGGTTATGAGCTTCCGGCTTGA
- the prfB gene encoding peptide chain release factor 2 (programmed frameshift), with protein sequence MTIPPEVRSQIEEIAKRAGYLWRYLDVEKKQERIAELENTMGAPGFWDSQEKAQAVIGESNRLKTSIESIIPFSARVDDLKAMAELVEEADEEEGEEYLAEVTSTATTMLEELDKLEIQSFLSGKMDHCNAILSIHAGAGGTESCDWANMLLRQYTRWAERSGYTIEMLDIQAGEEAGISSAEMRIMGPNAYGYAKAERGVHRLVRISPFDSNKRRHTSFCSVDVVAELEDDIEVDINPEDLRVDTYRASGAGGQHVNKTESAIRITHVPTNIVVQCQNDRSQHKNRATAMKQLKSKLYEYEQDKKKAEMERFYGEKGEIGWGNQIRSYVFQPYQMVKDLRTGVETGNVQAVQDGDLDAFIHGWLRAGSPTSRNKEINLDD encoded by the exons ATGACCATTCCACCAGAAGTTCGTTCTCAAATTGAAGAAATCGCCAAGAGGGCAGGTTACCTCTGGAGGTATCTT GACGTAGAGAAGAAACAAGAGCGTATTGCCGAACTTGAAAATACGATGGGTGCACCTGGCTTTTGGGACAGCCAAGAGAAGGCTCAAGCCGTCATTGGTGAATCCAATCGCCTCAAGACTTCCATCGAGAGCATCATACCGTTTTCGGCCCGTGTCGACGACCTCAAGGCCATGGCCGAGTTGGTCGAGGAAGCCGATGAGGAGGAAGGTGAGGAGTATCTGGCCGAAGTAACGAGCACGGCAACGACAATGCTGGAGGAGCTCGACAAGCTCGAGATTCAGTCCTTCCTCAGCGGCAAGATGGATCACTGTAATGCGATTCTGAGTATCCATGCTGGGGCTGGAGGAACCGAGTCCTGTGACTGGGCTAATATGCTCTTGAGACAATATACACGTTGGGCGGAGCGCAGCGGCTACACCATTGAAATGCTCGATATTCAGGCAGGTGAAGAGGCCGGAATCAGCAGTGCGGAAATGCGCATTATGGGGCCCAACGCCTATGGTTACGCTAAAGCCGAACGCGGAGTCCACCGCCTGGTGCGTATCAGTCCTTTTGACTCAAATAAGCGCCGTCATACTTCTTTTTGTTCGGTTGATGTTGTAGCCGAGCTGGAGGACGATATCGAGGTAGATATCAATCCGGAAGATCTCCGTGTTGACACCTACCGAGCCAGTGGTGCTGGTGGACAGCACGTCAACAAGACTGAGTCGGCTATTCGCATCACTCACGTCCCGACCAATATTGTGGTTCAGTGCCAGAATGATCGTTCTCAACACAAGAACCGTGCTACAGCCATGAAGCAGCTCAAGAGCAAGCTCTACGAATACGAGCAGGACAAAAAGAAGGCGGAGATGGAGCGTTTTTACGGCGAGAAAGGTGAGATCGGCTGGGGCAACCAGATTCGCTCCTACGTTTTTCAACCTTATCAGATGGTCAAGGACCTGCGCACTGGCGTGGAAACCGGCAATGTTCAGGCAGTTCAGGATGGCGATCTCGATGCCTTTATTCACGGCTGGCTCCGCGCTGGCAGCCCAACGAGCCGCAATAAGGAAATCAATCTGGACGATTAA